The Actinobacillus equuli genome includes a window with the following:
- a CDS encoding multifunctional CCA addition/repair protein, with product MQIYLVGGAVRDQLLNLPVKDRDYLVVGATPEQLLAQGYQQVGNDFPVFLHPKTKEEYALARQERKNGVGYSGFLCDFSPDVTLEQDLIRRDLTVNAIAQDASGQIFDPYGGKQDLANRLLRHISPAFSEDPLRVLRVARFAARFHSLGFKIAPETVKLMQEMTACGELAHLTAERVWLETQKAFATDNPQIYFEVLREIGALAVLFPEFDRLFGVPQPEQHHPEIDSGVHTLLVMEQAKRLAKNAENPTALLWAALCHDLGKGLTEKEILPHHYGHEVKGIKPARELSNRLKVPTDVKDFAILVTEYHTHCHKMAELRPETVLKVFNALDVWRKPQRFCDFLLACEADARGRLGFENREYPQAELAKRYFEVANQVDVQQVIADGFEKQAIRDELNKRRANAIATLKKK from the coding sequence ATGCAAATTTATCTCGTTGGCGGTGCAGTCCGTGATCAACTATTAAACTTACCGGTGAAAGATCGGGATTATCTGGTGGTTGGTGCAACGCCCGAACAACTGCTAGCACAGGGCTATCAGCAAGTCGGCAATGACTTCCCCGTTTTTTTACATCCAAAAACCAAAGAAGAATATGCGCTAGCCCGCCAAGAACGTAAAAACGGGGTCGGTTATAGCGGTTTTCTCTGCGACTTTTCGCCCGATGTCACGCTCGAACAAGATTTAATTCGCCGTGATCTAACTGTTAATGCGATTGCCCAAGATGCAAGCGGTCAAATTTTTGACCCATACGGCGGTAAACAAGATTTAGCAAATCGTCTGCTTCGTCATATTTCACCGGCATTTAGTGAAGATCCGCTGCGGGTTTTAAGAGTGGCTCGCTTTGCCGCCCGTTTCCATTCGCTCGGCTTTAAAATCGCGCCTGAAACGGTAAAATTAATGCAAGAAATGACCGCTTGTGGTGAATTGGCTCACTTAACTGCGGAGCGTGTTTGGTTGGAAACTCAAAAAGCATTTGCAACGGATAATCCGCAAATCTATTTTGAAGTATTACGAGAAATCGGTGCGTTAGCCGTATTATTTCCGGAATTCGATCGCTTATTCGGCGTACCTCAACCCGAGCAACATCACCCTGAAATTGATAGTGGAGTTCATACCTTACTGGTAATGGAACAAGCCAAACGACTTGCAAAAAATGCAGAAAATCCGACCGCTTTACTTTGGGCTGCACTTTGCCACGATTTAGGCAAAGGTTTAACCGAAAAAGAGATTCTCCCGCATCATTACGGACATGAAGTAAAAGGTATCAAACCGGCTCGAGAACTTTCAAATCGCCTAAAAGTGCCAACAGACGTAAAAGATTTCGCCATTTTGGTCACTGAATACCACACGCACTGCCATAAAATGGCGGAACTGCGTCCGGAAACCGTATTAAAAGTATTTAATGCACTTGATGTATGGCGTAAACCGCAACGTTTCTGTGATTTTTTACTCGCTTGTGAAGCGGACGCTCGTGGCAGATTGGGTTTTGAAAATAGGGAATATCCACAAGCTGAACTTGCTAAACGTTATTTCGAAGTGGCGAATCAAGTCGATGTACAACAAGTGATTGCGGATGGTTTTGAAAAACAAGCGATTAGAGACGAACTGAATAAACGCCGGGCAAATGCGATCGCAACGCTAAAGAAAAAATAG
- a CDS encoding peptidylprolyl isomerase: MITLHTNFGDIKIELNFEKAPVTAKNFEDYCKEGFYNGTIFHRVIDGFMIQGGGMTSGLIEKATKAPIQNEANNRLSNKRGTLAMARTSDPHSASSQFFINVADNTFLDYRSKEMFGREVVQEWGYAVFGEVVEGMDVVDKIKGVKTGNKGFHQDVPVEDVVIESVTVA; encoded by the coding sequence ATGATTACATTACATACGAATTTCGGTGACATTAAAATCGAACTTAACTTTGAAAAAGCACCAGTAACCGCAAAAAACTTTGAAGATTACTGCAAAGAAGGCTTTTATAACGGTACGATTTTCCACCGTGTTATCGATGGTTTTATGATTCAAGGCGGCGGTATGACTTCAGGCTTAATTGAAAAAGCAACCAAAGCGCCGATTCAAAACGAAGCGAACAATCGTTTAAGCAACAAACGCGGCACACTTGCCATGGCACGTACTTCTGATCCACATTCAGCAAGCTCACAGTTCTTTATCAACGTAGCGGACAATACTTTCTTAGATTACCGTTCAAAAGAAATGTTTGGTCGTGAAGTGGTGCAAGAATGGGGCTATGCGGTATTCGGTGAAGTGGTTGAAGGTATGGACGTGGTTGATAAAATCAAAGGCGTGAAAACCGGCAACAAAGGCTTCCACCAAGATGTACCGGTTGAAGATGTAGTAATTGAATCAGTAACCGTTGCATAA
- the cysS gene encoding cysteine--tRNA ligase, which yields MLKIYNTLKREKEEFKPINPNQVGMYVCGVTVYDLCHFGHGRTFVSFDVIARYLRYLGYNLRYVRNITDVDDKIIKRALENNETCDQLVDRMIAEMHKDFDDLNILRPDVEPRATKHIPEIVAMVEKLIANGHAYVAADGDVMFDVESFKKYGALSRQNLEQLQAGARVEIKSVKKNPMDFVLWKMSKEGEPSWQSPWGNGRPGWHIECSAMNSKELGEHFDIHGGGSDLMFPHHENEIAQSCCAHGGDYVNYWLHTGMLTIDDEKMSKSLGNFFTIRTMLEKYESETLRYFFLTAHYRSLLNYSLDNLDLARSALERLYTSLRGCDLSVEIAGGEQYVEAFKAAMDDDFNTPGALAVLFEIAREVNKLKTEDMAKANGLAVRLKELAAVLGLLYQDPEAFLQGDANNDEVAEIEALIKQRNEAKAAKNWAVADEVRDKLKAMNIVLEDTPNGTTWRKA from the coding sequence ATGCTCAAAATTTATAACACTTTAAAACGTGAAAAAGAAGAATTTAAACCAATTAACCCGAACCAAGTTGGTATGTATGTCTGCGGTGTTACGGTTTACGATCTCTGTCACTTTGGGCACGGACGTACTTTTGTTTCATTTGACGTGATTGCACGTTATTTACGTTATTTAGGCTATAACTTGCGTTATGTGCGTAATATTACCGATGTAGACGATAAAATCATCAAACGTGCGTTAGAAAATAACGAAACTTGCGATCAATTAGTCGATCGTATGATTGCCGAAATGCATAAAGATTTTGATGATCTGAATATTCTTCGCCCGGATGTTGAGCCTCGTGCAACCAAACATATCCCTGAAATTGTGGCGATGGTGGAAAAACTGATCGCAAACGGCCACGCTTACGTAGCAGCAGACGGCGATGTAATGTTTGATGTGGAAAGTTTCAAAAAATACGGTGCGTTATCTCGCCAAAATTTAGAACAATTACAAGCCGGCGCACGTGTTGAAATTAAATCGGTTAAGAAAAATCCGATGGACTTCGTATTATGGAAAATGTCGAAAGAAGGCGAACCGAGCTGGCAAAGCCCGTGGGGTAACGGTCGCCCGGGTTGGCATATTGAATGTTCGGCAATGAACAGCAAAGAATTAGGCGAACATTTTGATATTCACGGCGGTGGCTCGGACTTAATGTTCCCACACCACGAAAACGAAATCGCACAATCTTGTTGCGCACACGGCGGCGATTATGTCAATTACTGGCTACACACCGGTATGCTAACGATTGATGATGAGAAAATGTCAAAATCGCTCGGCAATTTCTTCACGATTCGCACCATGTTAGAAAAATATGAATCGGAAACTTTACGTTATTTCTTCTTAACCGCGCACTATCGTAGCTTATTAAATTACAGTTTAGATAATTTAGATTTAGCTCGTTCGGCGTTAGAGCGTTTATATACTTCATTACGTGGTTGTGATTTATCGGTTGAGATTGCTGGCGGCGAACAATACGTCGAAGCGTTTAAAGCGGCAATGGACGATGATTTCAATACACCGGGCGCATTAGCGGTGTTATTTGAAATCGCACGTGAAGTGAATAAACTCAAAACCGAAGATATGGCGAAAGCTAACGGGTTAGCGGTGCGTTTAAAAGAATTAGCTGCTGTATTAGGTTTACTTTATCAAGATCCGGAAGCGTTTTTACAAGGCGATGCGAACAATGATGAAGTTGCGGAAATTGAAGCGTTAATTAAACAGCGTAACGAAGCAAAAGCAGCGAAAAATTGGGCGGTAGCCGATGAAGTACGCGATAAACTGAAAGCAATGAATATCGTGCTGGAAGACACACCAAACGGCACAACATGGCGTAAGGCGTAA
- the metN gene encoding methionine ABC transporter ATP-binding protein MetN, whose translation MIQLKNISKQFEVKGKKITALDNVNLEVPKGTIYGVIGASGAGKSTLIRCVNLLERPTIGSVIVDGQDLTAMSEKELILARRNIAMIFQHFNLLASHTVYENIALPLTLSNTPKDQIEKKVNELIELVGLTERKDVYPSNLSGGQKQRVAIARALASDPHVLLCDEATSALDPATTQSILQLLKDINKRLGLTILLITHEMEVVKRICDRVAVIDKGQLIETGSVSEIFSNPKTELAQKFIQSTFHYELPAEYTEQLSDHQTPNGKPIIKFEFTGRSVDAPLLSIASKKFGIDFSILMSQIDYAGGVKFGFVIAEVTGNNDSIAEAKFYLIDNNVKVEVLGYVG comes from the coding sequence ATGATTCAGCTGAAAAATATCAGCAAACAGTTTGAGGTAAAGGGTAAAAAGATTACCGCCTTAGACAATGTAAACCTTGAGGTGCCGAAGGGGACGATTTACGGCGTAATCGGGGCGAGTGGTGCGGGCAAAAGTACGCTTATTCGCTGTGTGAATTTACTTGAACGTCCAACGATCGGTAGTGTGATTGTGGATGGACAGGATTTGACCGCAATGTCGGAAAAAGAGCTAATTTTAGCTCGCCGTAATATTGCGATGATTTTCCAGCATTTTAATTTGTTGGCTTCACATACGGTATATGAAAATATTGCATTACCGTTAACTTTAAGCAATACGCCGAAAGATCAGATTGAGAAGAAAGTAAATGAATTGATTGAATTGGTCGGCTTAACCGAACGTAAAGACGTTTATCCGAGCAATTTATCCGGCGGTCAGAAGCAACGTGTGGCAATCGCCCGTGCGTTAGCAAGTGATCCGCACGTTTTATTGTGTGATGAAGCGACAAGTGCGTTAGATCCGGCGACAACACAATCGATTTTACAATTATTAAAAGACATTAATAAGCGTTTAGGCTTAACTATTTTATTGATTACCCATGAAATGGAAGTGGTGAAACGTATTTGTGATCGAGTGGCGGTGATCGATAAAGGTCAATTAATTGAAACCGGTTCGGTCAGTGAAATTTTCTCTAATCCGAAAACGGAATTGGCACAGAAATTTATTCAATCGACATTCCATTACGAATTACCGGCGGAATATACCGAGCAGCTTTCTGATCATCAAACGCCAAACGGGAAACCGATTATTAAATTTGAATTTACCGGTCGTTCGGTGGATGCGCCGTTACTTTCTATTGCATCGAAAAAATTCGGCATTGATTTCAGTATTTTAATGTCGCAAATTGATTATGCGGGCGGTGTCAAATTCGGTTTTGTGATTGCGGAAGTTACCGGTAATAATGATTCGATTGCAGAAGCCAAATTCTATTTAATTGATAATAATGTAAAAGTGGAGGTGTTAGGTTATGTGGGATAG
- a CDS encoding methionine ABC transporter permease: MWDSFMQELTPQMWGLVGTSTLETLYMGFAATLLAVVVGLPIGFLAFLTGKGEILENPRLHQVLDVVINIGRSVPFIILLVVLLPFTRLLVGTTLGTTAAIVPLSVSAIPFFARLTSNALLEIPAGLTEAAKSMGATNWQVVRKFYLPESLPILINGITLTLVALIGYSAMAGAVGGGGLGNLAISYGEHRNMVYVKWISTIIIVAIVMVSQKIGDNLAKRYDHR, from the coding sequence ATGTGGGATAGTTTTATGCAAGAACTCACACCTCAAATGTGGGGCTTAGTCGGTACTTCAACGCTTGAAACGCTCTATATGGGCTTTGCAGCGACTTTACTTGCTGTGGTAGTCGGTTTACCAATCGGTTTCTTAGCATTCTTAACCGGCAAAGGTGAGATTTTAGAGAACCCACGTTTACATCAGGTATTAGATGTTGTTATCAATATCGGTCGTTCTGTTCCGTTTATTATTTTGTTAGTGGTGTTGTTACCTTTTACCCGTTTATTGGTAGGGACAACGCTAGGTACAACGGCAGCGATTGTGCCGTTAAGCGTTTCGGCAATTCCGTTTTTTGCGCGTTTAACTTCAAATGCGTTATTAGAAATTCCAGCAGGTTTAACCGAAGCGGCTAAATCAATGGGAGCAACCAATTGGCAGGTGGTTCGTAAATTCTATTTACCGGAATCACTTCCGATTTTAATCAACGGTATCACGTTAACCTTAGTGGCTTTAATTGGCTACTCAGCAATGGCGGGTGCAGTTGGCGGTGGTGGTTTGGGTAACCTTGCCATCAGTTACGGTGAACACCGTAACATGGTCTATGTAAAATGGATCTCAACAATTATTATTGTAGCGATTGTAATGGTCAGTCAAAAAATCGGCGATAACCTTGCAAAACGTTACGATCATCGTTAA
- a CDS encoding MetQ/NlpA family lipoprotein → MNFKKVLGVALVSALALTGCNEEKKADAAAAQATSKIKVGVMSGPEHTVAEKAAQVAKQKYGLEVEFVLFNDYALPNTAVSKGDLDANVFQHKPYLDKDSQSKGLTNLEIVGNTFVFPLAGYSKKIKNVAELADGAVVAVPNDPSNLARALILLEKQGLIKLKDNTNLFSTTLDIVENPKKLNIKEVDTSVAAKALDDVDLAVVNNTYAGQVGLSANDGIFVEDKDSPYVNIIVARKDNKDSEAVKNFVNAFQTEEVFGEAQKHFKDGVVKGW, encoded by the coding sequence ATGAATTTCAAGAAAGTATTAGGCGTGGCGTTAGTGTCTGCTTTAGCATTAACCGGCTGTAACGAAGAGAAAAAAGCGGATGCAGCAGCGGCACAAGCCACTTCAAAAATTAAAGTCGGCGTGATGTCTGGCCCGGAACATACTGTGGCGGAAAAAGCGGCACAAGTGGCTAAACAAAAATACGGTTTAGAAGTGGAATTCGTATTATTCAATGACTATGCGTTACCAAATACGGCGGTAAGCAAAGGTGATTTAGATGCGAATGTTTTCCAGCACAAGCCGTATTTAGATAAAGACAGCCAATCAAAAGGCTTAACTAACCTTGAAATCGTAGGCAATACCTTTGTATTCCCACTTGCGGGTTATTCTAAAAAAATTAAAAACGTAGCTGAGTTAGCGGATGGTGCGGTTGTCGCAGTGCCTAATGACCCTTCAAACCTTGCTCGTGCATTAATTCTTTTAGAGAAACAAGGCTTAATCAAGTTAAAAGACAACACAAACTTATTCTCAACCACATTAGATATTGTTGAAAATCCGAAAAAATTAAACATCAAAGAAGTAGATACTTCGGTGGCGGCAAAAGCGTTAGATGATGTGGATTTAGCGGTAGTAAACAATACTTATGCAGGTCAAGTTGGTTTAAGTGCGAATGACGGTATTTTTGTAGAAGATAAAGATTCTCCGTATGTAAATATCATTGTGGCACGTAAAGACAACAAAGACAGTGAAGCGGTGAAAAACTTTGTGAATGCATTCCAAACTGAAGAAGTGTTCGGCGAAGCGCAAAAACACTTTAAAGATGGTGTAGTAAAAGGTTGGTAA
- a CDS encoding MetQ/NlpA family ABC transporter substrate-binding protein, translating into MNIKKLFGLVVVSALALTGCKEEKAADTAKVEVRTLTVGVMQGPEAQVNEVAARIAKEKYNLDVKLVEFSEYTQPNYALSHGDLDVNAFQSVPFFEREMKEKGYKFVAQANTFVFPIAGYSKTVKAIADLKEGAKIAISNELSTAGRSLLLLQANGVIKLKDPTNLYATEIDIVENPKKVKITQVDTALLTRALDDVDLAIINNNYAGQAGLTPEKDGVIVEAKDSPYVNLIVSREDNKDNPAIKDFVKAFQTEEVYQEALKHFPGGIVKGW; encoded by the coding sequence ATGAATATCAAAAAATTATTCGGTTTAGTCGTTGTTTCAGCTTTAGCATTAACTGGTTGTAAAGAAGAGAAAGCGGCAGATACGGCAAAAGTAGAAGTCAGAACATTAACGGTTGGCGTAATGCAAGGCCCTGAAGCGCAAGTAAACGAAGTGGCGGCTCGTATCGCAAAAGAAAAATATAACTTAGATGTGAAATTGGTTGAATTTAGTGAATATACCCAACCGAATTATGCACTTAGCCACGGTGATTTAGATGTGAATGCGTTCCAATCCGTACCGTTCTTTGAGCGTGAAATGAAAGAGAAAGGCTATAAATTTGTCGCGCAAGCAAATACTTTTGTGTTTCCAATTGCAGGCTATTCTAAAACGGTTAAAGCGATTGCTGACTTAAAAGAAGGGGCAAAAATTGCAATTTCAAATGAGTTAAGTACAGCGGGCCGTTCATTACTCTTGTTACAAGCAAATGGTGTGATCAAATTAAAAGATCCGACAAATCTTTATGCAACCGAAATCGACATTGTTGAAAATCCGAAAAAAGTGAAAATCACTCAAGTGGATACGGCATTACTAACACGTGCATTAGATGATGTGGATCTAGCAATCATTAATAATAACTATGCAGGCCAAGCCGGTTTAACACCGGAAAAAGACGGTGTGATTGTGGAAGCAAAAGATTCTCCGTATGTGAATTTGATCGTTTCTCGTGAAGACAACAAAGATAATCCGGCAATTAAAGACTTTGTCAAAGCATTCCAAACCGAAGAAGTGTACCAAGAAGCGCTTAAACACTTCCCGGGCGGTATTGTAAAAGGCTGGTAA
- the metQ gene encoding methionine ABC transporter substrate-binding lipoprotein MetQ, which yields MKLKNVLSAVAICSVFLTACNEKQEKLKVGVISGPEHQVMEVAVKVAKEKYQREVELVVFTDYATPNEALNKGDLDLNAFQHKPYLDNQIHDKGYKLVSVGNSFVYPIAAYSKKIKSLDELQNGATIALPNDPTNLARALILLEKQGLIKLKADAGLKATSVDIIENPRQLVIKEIEAPLLPRTLDDVAFSVINTTYAGQIGLTPTKDGLFVEDKDSPYVNIIVAREDNKDSAAVQDFVKAYQTDEVFNKANEVFKGAMVKGW from the coding sequence ATGAAATTAAAAAATGTATTAAGTGCAGTTGCAATTTGTTCGGTATTTTTAACCGCTTGTAATGAAAAACAAGAAAAATTAAAGGTCGGTGTGATTTCAGGGCCAGAACATCAAGTAATGGAAGTGGCGGTAAAAGTCGCTAAAGAAAAATATCAGCGTGAGGTTGAATTAGTGGTGTTTACCGATTATGCGACACCAAACGAAGCGCTAAATAAAGGCGATTTAGATTTAAATGCGTTTCAGCATAAACCTTATTTAGATAATCAAATTCATGACAAAGGTTATAAATTAGTTTCAGTCGGTAATTCATTTGTTTATCCGATTGCAGCGTATTCTAAGAAAATTAAATCATTGGACGAATTGCAAAATGGTGCAACGATTGCATTACCGAATGACCCAACTAATTTAGCTCGTGCATTGATTTTATTAGAAAAGCAGGGGCTCATTAAATTGAAAGCAGACGCAGGGCTGAAAGCGACAAGTGTGGATATTATTGAAAATCCTCGTCAGTTAGTAATTAAAGAAATTGAAGCGCCGTTGTTACCAAGAACGCTAGATGATGTGGCATTTTCAGTGATTAATACAACTTATGCGGGGCAAATCGGTTTAACGCCAACGAAAGACGGCTTGTTTGTTGAAGATAAAGATTCGCCTTATGTGAATATTATCGTTGCCCGTGAAGACAATAAAGATTCAGCAGCAGTGCAAGATTTTGTGAAAGCATACCAAACGGACGAAGTATTTAATAAAGCGAATGAAGTGTTTAAAGGCGCAATGGTAAAAGGTTGGTAA
- a CDS encoding LysR family transcriptional regulator has translation MLQRENYNDLYAFLCVAREQNFTKAATKLGISQSALSRTIKQLESRLGVQLFARTTRRLSLTQAGNQLFQTAGQTFTKLDQELAMLGHYRETPSGLVRITASQYALDKVLLPKLAKFQTRYPDIQLELISDTAFSDIISEQFDAGVRFGDLVAEGMIAVRISNDEEMAVIGSPYYFHAHGFPKTPSDLAHHQCLNYRYASGAMYHWDFVEHGKQIQVKVQGQWTFSNDYSIRDAAKLGLGLGYICKDLVQKELEKGELIQVLSEFSYTFTGFHLYYPHRNTSPALKCVIDALRE, from the coding sequence ATGCTTCAACGAGAAAACTATAATGATCTGTATGCATTTTTATGTGTTGCACGGGAACAAAATTTTACCAAAGCCGCCACTAAGCTGGGTATTTCACAATCTGCATTAAGCCGTACGATTAAACAGTTGGAATCCCGTTTAGGCGTGCAATTATTCGCCCGAACTACCCGTCGATTATCGCTAACCCAAGCAGGAAACCAACTTTTTCAAACGGCAGGACAAACCTTTACAAAACTCGATCAAGAACTGGCAATGTTAGGACATTATCGTGAAACACCGTCCGGTTTAGTACGGATAACCGCCTCACAATATGCTTTAGATAAAGTGTTATTGCCAAAACTGGCAAAATTTCAAACGCGTTACCCAGATATTCAACTTGAGTTAATTAGCGATACCGCATTTTCCGACATTATTTCCGAACAATTTGATGCCGGTGTTCGCTTTGGTGATTTAGTTGCCGAAGGAATGATTGCGGTTAGAATCAGCAATGACGAAGAAATGGCGGTTATTGGCTCACCCTATTATTTTCATGCTCACGGATTTCCAAAAACACCTTCTGATTTAGCTCACCATCAATGCTTAAATTACCGCTACGCCAGCGGAGCGATGTATCATTGGGATTTTGTCGAACATGGAAAGCAAATCCAAGTTAAAGTACAGGGACAATGGACGTTTTCCAACGATTATTCGATTCGAGATGCGGCAAAATTGGGGCTAGGTTTGGGCTATATTTGCAAAGATTTGGTACAAAAAGAATTGGAAAAAGGTGAGTTGATTCAAGTATTAAGCGAGTTTAGTTATACATTTACTGGCTTTCATCTTTATTATCCGCATCGAAATACCTCGCCTGCACTCAAATGCGTTATCGATGCACTAAGGGAATAA
- a CDS encoding alpha/beta hydrolase produces MRIRTKLTALSSVLLLSSTFIGGNAMANLPQSATVVEVPAQTIQLTQEWDKTFPKSDKVEHRKVTFKNRYGITLVGDLYVPKGAKSKLPAIAVSGPFGAVKEQSSGLYAQTLAELGFVTIAFDGSYTGESLGLPRNTASPEINTDDFVSAVDFLGSLDNVDREKIGVLGICGWGGFALNSAVSDPRIKAVAVSTMYDMTRVMADGYEIKMDPSPKGQYERVPAMTTDARYEMKQDLANARWEAAANDYALNGKAEDHLTPQDKITAETPRFVREYSNYYKTPRGFHPRSVNSTVGWNTVMASSFINMPLLQRASELKAPALVVHGEIAHSRYFGEDAFKSLGSKNKELYIVPNATHTDLYDNVAGKIPYDKFEQFFKANLK; encoded by the coding sequence ATGAGAATTCGTACTAAATTAACCGCACTTTCTAGTGTGCTTCTACTTAGTTCTACATTCATCGGAGGCAATGCTATGGCAAATTTACCGCAATCTGCAACAGTGGTTGAAGTTCCCGCTCAAACCATTCAACTAACTCAAGAATGGGATAAAACATTCCCAAAATCAGATAAAGTAGAACACCGCAAAGTAACCTTTAAAAATCGTTATGGTATTACGTTAGTGGGCGATTTATATGTACCTAAAGGAGCGAAGAGCAAATTACCCGCGATTGCAGTAAGTGGCCCATTCGGTGCAGTAAAAGAACAGTCTTCAGGCCTGTATGCTCAAACGTTGGCAGAACTTGGTTTTGTAACCATCGCATTTGATGGTTCATATACAGGAGAAAGCTTAGGATTACCTCGTAATACTGCTTCACCAGAAATCAATACTGATGATTTTGTATCAGCTGTAGATTTTTTAGGTTCGCTTGATAATGTTGATCGTGAAAAAATTGGGGTGTTAGGTATTTGTGGTTGGGGAGGTTTTGCACTGAACTCAGCAGTTTCAGACCCTCGTATTAAAGCGGTAGCTGTTAGCACGATGTATGATATGACTCGAGTTATGGCTGATGGTTACGAGATTAAAATGGATCCATCTCCGAAAGGGCAATATGAACGTGTGCCAGCAATGACGACAGATGCTCGTTATGAAATGAAACAAGATTTAGCTAATGCACGTTGGGAAGCTGCTGCAAATGATTATGCATTAAATGGCAAAGCGGAAGATCATTTAACACCGCAAGATAAAATTACAGCAGAAACACCAAGATTTGTGCGTGAATATTCAAACTATTATAAAACACCACGAGGCTTCCATCCTCGCAGTGTCAATTCAACCGTAGGTTGGAACACTGTGATGGCATCATCATTCATCAATATGCCATTGTTACAACGTGCAAGCGAATTAAAAGCGCCAGCACTTGTGGTTCATGGTGAAATTGCTCATTCACGTTATTTTGGTGAAGATGCATTCAAATCTTTAGGTAGTAAAAATAAAGAATTATATATCGTACCAAATGCCACTCACACCGATTTGTATGACAATGTTGCAGGCAAAATTCCATACGATAAATTTGAACAGTTCTTTAAAGCTAACTTGAAATAA
- a CDS encoding DapH/DapD/GlmU-related protein: MQYAVDLPMNSLIAKGSQIFDDIHRIVEENAPKIAELSGKFQTQAEIQCLLSEITQSHIDETLHVNLPLYSDFGRHLRIGKNVFINTACVFTDLGGIILEDNVLLAPRVNIITVNHPTDPKTRRGVIVKPVIIKQNAWIGAGATILPGVTVGENAIVAAGSVVTKDVPANTIVAGVPAKIVKIIDEVSNEN, translated from the coding sequence ATGCAATATGCTGTTGATTTACCTATGAATAGTTTGATTGCTAAGGGCAGTCAAATTTTTGACGATATTCATCGAATTGTTGAGGAAAATGCCCCTAAAATTGCCGAATTATCAGGAAAGTTTCAAACGCAAGCTGAAATCCAATGTCTATTGAGCGAAATTACCCAATCGCATATTGATGAAACTTTACACGTTAATTTGCCGTTATATAGTGATTTCGGTCGTCATCTTCGCATTGGTAAAAATGTATTTATTAATACCGCTTGTGTGTTTACCGACTTGGGTGGGATTATACTTGAAGATAATGTTTTGCTTGCTCCGAGAGTAAATATTATTACGGTTAACCACCCAACGGATCCGAAAACTCGTCGTGGTGTGATCGTCAAACCTGTAATAATTAAGCAAAATGCTTGGATTGGTGCTGGAGCTACGATTTTACCTGGTGTTACGGTTGGTGAAAATGCGATTGTTGCGGCAGGTAGTGTGGTTACTAAAGATGTGCCGGCAAATACGATTGTTGCCGGTGTACCGGCTAAAATCGTTAAAATAATTGATGAGGTTAGCAATGAAAATTAG
- a CDS encoding cyclophilin-like fold protein: protein MQITIGQQIFEAELADTEAAQQLTELLPLTLEMQDHLRNEKFVELPKNLTTYDHAVGSIQIGDILLWQGNTLVIFYKSFDTPYHYTNIGKIHNVSGLKEVLGKGSIKVSFEN from the coding sequence ATGCAAATTACGATAGGACAACAAATTTTCGAAGCAGAATTAGCCGATACCGAGGCTGCACAGCAACTTACAGAATTGTTACCTTTAACATTGGAAATGCAAGACCACCTACGCAATGAAAAATTTGTAGAATTACCTAAAAATTTGACCACGTATGATCACGCAGTCGGCTCAATTCAAATAGGCGATATTTTGCTTTGGCAAGGAAATACATTAGTTATTTTTTATAAGAGTTTTGATACCCCTTATCATTATACTAATATTGGTAAAATTCATAATGTGAGCGGATTAAAAGAAGTATTAGGGAAAGGGAGTATAAAGGTTTCTTTTGAGAATTAA